The Porites lutea chromosome 9, jaPorLute2.1, whole genome shotgun sequence sequence GTTTGAAGTTGAACGGGTTGGTACTGTAAGTTCCATTATATGCCTGAGTATCCACTAAGACCAGCATGATTCGTTTGCGGATGTGACCCAAAAAGATGTTGTCGGGGTTAAAACTGCTAAATCCTCTTGGAATAGACAGCACTTTACAATCCATTCGGCGAACCGGGTACTTGGCGCTGGAGTGTTTTAGTGCAGCAGCATGGCCAAGTATAATAGAAGAGGCCAATTTCACCTTGCGAACGAACAAGATGGCTTCTGTGATTACCACCTTGAAAGTTGGAGCGGCTGCTGATGACATCAGACAAAACGAGTTCTTGGCTCGGTTCAGTTTGATTCTTAAATTCACTCCATTTACCATCAACCAgtcttgaaagaaaatgttgCTATGAATGGGCCCCATCATATCCACAATATGACTTTCTTTAGTAAAATCATAGCGaacctttaaccccttgtttgCGGCATCGTCTGCAGCCACAGGGTTGGCAACATCCATTTTTCCAGGGGTATCTTTGTAAAACATGGCCATAGaaagttgacttgtttttgcttcttctcCGTAGTTTAGCAAGGTTTCGATCATGGCGCGATAAGGGTAGGTATTGGTGGATGGAGAGATCAATCGCTCGTTCAAGGAAACGTCCACTTGCGAAAAAAGGGAATGTAAAAACAGGTTCACGGGACCTACTTGTGTATCGGCATCTATGGCGgttccatttgcttttgtgaTCTTGGCTTTAACAAATAACTGAGTACGTGCCAAGTCCAAATACTCATCTCCGGTTCCCGAAACATAAAATTCGATCGGACCACTGTCCGTGATGTTACTGATGGGGTGGTACTCGATCCATTGCCCTTTGTGAATAGAGGTTTGTGTTGCAGGAATCGTAAAGAGATCCAACTCTGATTTCGTACATTCCTGAGACTCGTGATGCACAAAGGCCATTCTATTCTTTGTCAAAAATGGTTTTCGATTTCTTCTGCTGTGGagatgtttttgctttcttgcccGGAGACGAACTGATTGTTGAGCCTTgcgcttttctttttatagattttttgCCAGCTCCTGATTGTCCCTGCAATGAATTCTGGGAAGGTAAACCGAGGGCTTGTTTCGTGCGCTTGTGGACTACTGTTTTAATGTTATCTCCGTCAAGAACATCTTGGACAAGATTGACTCCTGTTTGTAAAGCCTTTTTTCCAATCACCTTAGCACCCTGTTGAAGGTGAGGCATCGCCCAGCGAAACAGGCCTCTGAATATGGACCCTAGTCCATAACCCCGCTGAAATCGAGCACCGTGAAATGCGGGTAAATTTCCACCTTTTTGCCTGGCTTGATCTACATAGCACTGTTCGTACAACTTGTGATTTGGAGTGtggagttttttcatctttaaaagtACTGAGGTGCACTTTGACGAAAATGAAGTGTTAACAACACTCTCCCAAACTCAAATGGTACAGACTACCCTGTGTCTGTCTTT is a genomic window containing:
- the LOC140949036 gene encoding uncharacterized protein F54H12.2-like, producing MAFVHHESQECTKSELDLFTIPATQTSIHKGQWIEYHPISNITDSGPIEFYVSGTGDEYLDLARTQLFVKAKITKANGTAIDADTQVGPVNLFLHSLFSQVDVSLNERLISPSTNTYPYRAMIETLLNYGEEAKTSQLSMAMFYKDTPGKMDVANPVAADDAANKGLKVRYDFTKESHIVDMMGPIHSNIFFQDWLMVNGVNLRIKLNRAKNSFCLMSSAAAPTFKVVITEAILFVRKVKLASSIILGHAAALKHSSAKYPVRRMDCKVLSIPRGFSSFNPDNIFLGHIRKRIMLVLVDTQAYNGTYSTNPFNFKHHNLTQVGVYVDGEQIPRKPLFLNFDEAGGQNVIAGYQSLFSGTGKLSQDGGNQISRKDYGSGYTAFCFDLSPDHCSGDHFELIKQGNLCAELHFKEPMANTVNLIVYAEFQNVIEIDGNRNVLFDYTN